From the Limanda limanda chromosome 2, fLimLim1.1, whole genome shotgun sequence genome, one window contains:
- the LOC133022639 gene encoding beta-2-glycoprotein 1-like has translation MEFMLTLFLLCPFVISTTTASDVCSRPNLPVNVEVAGLQRFYNPGDELTLSCTQGYTPILGPRTIVCSARGTWTKTSLMCKPKQCPYPDLLSNGELYYEDTVFQSTINYTCHKGHVLSGASSAVCQESGTWSSAVPECKPVTCDLAPIPQFGMIIYDKTIRGNSTEYGVTGTYKCLPPYVLFGSARAECTASGTWTKTPECRVVSCPPPENIDKGYMSNSDQRAFDYMETVKYGCDGDNALEGSMEIVCQQTGGWSEKPSCKAPCSVGIGRGRILYRGRKLWIKDLPSNRVLHKEIVSLYCKNEARGCGYPVPTQCIDGRLIIPECFEEPSGIDYHLHSGSLPSEIEQC, from the exons ATGGAATTCATGTTGACTTTGTTTCTGCTCTGTCCATTTGTGATTTCTACCACCACAGCATCTGATG TGTGTTCAAGGCCTAATCTGCCTGTCAACGTTGAAGTGGCTGGGCTCCAGAGGTTCTACAACCCCGGGGATGAGTTGACGTTGTCCTGCACACAGGGATACACCCCCATTCTCGGCCCTCGGACGATTGTTTGCTCTGCGAGGGGAACATGGACCAAAACCAGCTTAATGTGCAAAC cAAAACAGTGTCCTTATCCTGATCTGTTATCTAATGGAGAATTGTACTATGAGGATACAGTGTTCCAGAGCACCATCAACTACACATGTCATAAAGG ACATGTATTGAGCGGAGCCAGCTCTGCTGTGTGCCAAGAAAGTGGAACATGGAGCTCAGCAGTACCAGAGTGCAAGC ctgtgacctgtgatcttgcTCCGATCCCACAGTTTGGGATGATCATTTATGACAAGACGATAAGAGGGAACTCCACTGAATACGGCGTCACTGGGACATACAAATGCCTGCCTCCGTATGTGCTCTTTGGCAGCGCGAGAGCCGAGTGCACCGCCAGCGGCACCTGGACTAAAACACCTGAATGTCGAG TTGTGAGTTGCCCTCCACCAGAGAACATTGACAAAGGCTACATGTCGAACAGTGACCAGAGAGCCTTCGACTACATGGAAACAGTCAAATATGGCTGCGACGGGGACAATGCACTGGAAGGAAGCATGGAGATAGTTTGTCAGCAAACTGGGGGGTGGTCAGAAAAGCCGTCCTGTAAAG CTCCTTGCAGCGTTGGCATAGGCAGAGGAAGGATATTATACAGAGGACGAAAACTCTGGATCAAGGACTTGCCTTCAAATAGAGTCTTACATAAAGAAATCGTCTCACTCTACTGCAAGAACGAGGCTAGGGGGTGTGGTTATCCAGTGCCAACGCAGTGCATCGACGGAAGACTCATTATACCTGAGTGCTTTGAag